AAGGGCCCGGCACTTATGTGGTTCAGGTGCCGCCCCGAGCTCATCTGTCTTTGAACGCCAGCCAGGCCGTTGTGACAGTAATTGCACTCGATGGTCCCCTGCTGACCGGCAGCGATGTTGTTCCAGGTCGTAGGAGGCGCCTTGTAGACACCTGCCCCGTTGGAGTGACAGTAGATCTGGGTACAGCCGTTGGCGGCATAGGCCAACCCGCCGGTCGATTTAGGCCCCCATGCCACGTTGTTCACCCTGTTTGCGTGAAGCGAAAAAGCGGTGACATTATCAAAGGCATTTACCGTCGAGGCATGGCACTCGTTGCACTTGAAGTTGAAACCGCTAAAACTGCTGCTGGTATTGTTCACATGTGCAGTATGACCTTTGGTGGCAATCGGATCGGCTGAGGCTGCATTGTAACCATGACAACCGGCGCACCCCCCCGACAGCGAGCCTCCCCAGGTAACCGGTTTATTGAAATGGCAGTAGACATTGGTGCACTGTTGGGCACTACTGTCCCAGCGAATTGCCCCGGCGATGCTGTTGCCGGTAACGTTGCGGAAGCCATTGGGATGCCTGTCGCGTCTGTTGGCAATAAGAGTAGTATTGTCGGCTGCGGTCGCTGCATGGCAGGCGTTACAGGTGGCATTGGCACTGCGGGAGCCGGAAAGGTGCTTAGAGTGGGAACCGGACCAGGTGGGGTTGGCATCACCATACTGGTTGTGACAGTTGCCGCAGACGACCCCGGTTGAGGTTGTCCACTCCAGTCTTGGCGCCGATGTGCTGTTGCGTTTCCCCGGGTTGCCACGCCCATCGGAGTGGCAGTAGGTATCACAGGTGGTCCCGGTGGAATAACCATAGCCGCGGCCATCGTAATTTACGCCGGTGCCACGCGTCACTGTCTCCGGTCTCGTTGCCCCCACAGGAGGTGTAAACGGCAGGCGCAAGGCGACCTCGGCCACCGAGCCATTGGTAACGCCTGCCGGCGGCCCGCTCAGATGGCTGGTGGTCGGGCTGCCAGGGTGACATACCCCGCACATGAAGACGTTGGTTGAAACTGAGCGATTTACATTGGCCCAGCCATCCTCCGTGGTATTTGCCGGCCGGCTGCTCGTATTGTAATGCTTGCGGTGGGCCGCTGAAAGGGTGGCTGAGGTCGTGGTCGTGTTGTTGGCCTCATGGCAGTTACCGCAGGTATTGAGGGTTACCGTATCCCAGTCGCGGGTGGAGGTGGTGGCATTGTTGGTATGGCAGTAAGTGTTGGAACAGACATGAGTGGAAGTACTGTAGCTACCGGAGAAGTTTGCCATTTTTATGAACGACACATCGATGGTGCGGTTGATGTGCTTGACATCTGTACCGTTGTATACCGATTGACCGTTAGATGCCACCGTATTCGAGTGGCACCAATTACATGAGACGGGTCGATGCGGCAGGGGGCCGCCATTGATATGGTTCAGGTGCCGCCCGGAGCTCATCTGATTCTGGATTCCTGCCAAACCGTTATGGCAGTAATTGCACTCGATTACCCCCTGCTGGTTGTCACCGATGGTCTTCCATGTCTGGGGAGGGGCTTTATACCTTCCCTTGCCGTTGGAATGGCAGTACACCGTACATGTCTTGGCAGGGTCGTAGGAAAGGACACTGGTCCCCCCGGTTGGCACATACGCGGCATCGGGGCCCCAGTTCACATCGGCTGCGCCATTGACATGAAGGGAAGTAGAAATCAGCCCGGTGTCGGAGGAATTCACCGTCGAATTATGACATTCCTGACAACGGAAATTGAACCCGCCAAAACGGACACTGGTGTTGTCGACGTGGGCTTTGTGACCATTGCTGGTAATGGTTGAAACCGCATCCGCATTGTTACCATGGCAATTTACACAGCCGGTTGAGTAACTGCTGTCACCCCAAGTCGGGTTCTGTCGAGGTGGTTTTCCTTTTCCGTCGCTGTGACAGTAAAGATTGGAACATTCTCCATAGGCCGCGCTTGGCGCCATATCACCAGTGGAACCTGCAGCTGCCGGAGTCAAGGAACCGGCCGCCTGGTACCCGGCTGATGATCCTACCAGAGGGTCCGTCGTTTTCATTGCCCAGCGCACATTCCCCTGGACATGGGAAACATCAATAGCCGGATGACAGAGATCACAGGAGAAGCTGTAACCGGTAGAACCAGAGTGCCTGACATGGCTTCCCATGGTGGGCGGTGTGGTCGGTGTAGTTCCGTGGCAGCTGCCGCATTGATTCTGACTTGCTGCGTCCCAGCGCGGCGATTGGTTTGCCCCGCCCGTTAACGGAGCTTTCACCTGCACTGCACCAACTTTCACACCACCCCCGTGGCAGTATACATTGGAGCAGATGTTGGCAACGGCATGATCGGTAACCACCGCTGCTATCGTTGTGTTTGGAGTGCCTGAAGAAACAGAGTAGCCACGGTCAACGGAAGAATAGGGAACATAGGTGCCGCTGGTTACCTTGCCGCCAAAACCATAAAAACCGATATCGAGGCTGTTGCTCAGGTTGGGCATCCTAATGGTGCCGTTGCTTATATAGTGGCAGGTATCACAGACCATGCCCCTGGCCTCGGTATGGGTAACATGGGCGCCGGCCTGTCCGGAAACAAGGGCATTGGAAGCTCGCGGTGTACCAATGAGCCCCGTATCCCCACCCAGCACCGCCTCCGAAGGGGGATTGCCGTGACAACCGCCGCAGGCGGCCTTGAAACCGGTATTATGCTTATGGCATGTTGTACAAATGGCTTTTGGGGTAGGATGACTGAGGTTGCCACCATTGGCGATATTGTTTGCGGTATCTGCATTATGAAATTTATTTTGGCTGTGACAGGCTTCGCAGATGCGGCTGGAAGTTGCATGGCCACCGGCATCCTCACCCATGCTGGTTACGTTGCTGAAGGATACGCCCACCGAAGGGGAGCCATTGGGCCAGTTTTCGCCGTTCTGAGTAGTCAAGACGCGGCGGACGTTCTTAATATTGGGCTTTTTATTCGGCTCATGGCAGGTGGAACATTCGAATTTCCCGTACTTACCGCTTGTTACCCCCCATCCTCCTTGGGCGGCCCATTTTGTCGAGCCGGTTCCCTCGCTGTTATGCATAAGATCAACGGCACCCGATGGTAAAGGGATCAAACATATCGCCCAGGCAATCGCCAGCAGTGCCAACCCTTTTGAAATTCTCCCCGGAGTAGCCATTACAGTCTGTATTATCATCGCATCTTCACCTTTTATGAAAAATCCCTTTATGCCGTTATTGATCATGTGCCTTCCCCTTACTGGTTCGCGTGACAACTCACACACTTAAGCTGCGCCCCCCAGGTAATGCCCGGTTGATTGACGTGGCACGCGGTGAGGCATGTTTTGCTCTGGGCATTCCAGGTGGCAACACTCAGGTCGGCACTATCGTATGAGGTATCGGTCTTGTAGCCTCCGCTGCGTGACCAACCTAAAGCATTGGCAACGTTGGCCAATTGGGCCTTGGTCTTAATGGTTATGGGAGCGAATCTTACTTCTTTGGCACCATTTATGTGCAGTGCAGTATCGGTTATCTCACCTGCCTGAAGCGGAGTTCTGCTGCCGGGCTTGTGGCATGTGGCACAGCGGAAATCACTGCTGGTGTCGTACATGGCATAGGTGTCGACTTTTGTGCTGCTGACAATGCCGCTGTGACAGGTGTAACAGGATATGGTCGTCGCCAGGCCCGGGTTACCATGGGCCATGTTGCCACTGGAGGAATAGCCGAGATAGCCGTTTCTGTTGTTGCCCACATAGGTGTTCATGTAGTGGATGCCGGTCATGTGCGCGGTTTCAGCGAATGGTCGGACCCCATTGTCACCCAAGCTTGATTCTGCTACATAATGGGACTGGCCCGCATATCGTGGAGGATTGTCATGGCACATGGCACACCTGTTGCCGGTGAAGGTACCGTACCAGTTGGGAGTCTGACGATAATCACCCGCAACCAGCACTTCTGCTGTGCCGGTAGTACGACCGTTTGAGTGGCAGTAGACTGTTTCACAGGTAAAGTTATCTGCTGCTGTTTTGGTAAACCCTCCAGTATCAGTGGTGATCAGGTTGTTGAGGGAAACCAGATGGCTTGCCCCTGGCTTGTCTTTCCTCAGGATGATCTCAACCACATTGTTGCGATGGGTGGTGTCGTCTGCGGCAGGATGGCAGTTGCCGCAGCCGTAGCGGTAGAAAGTGCCCGTCGATCGGTTTGCAGTGAAGTTATAGAAGGATATCATCCCCGCGCTGATCAGATTGCCAATGTGAGCAGCATGCGCCCCGCTGAGGTTTGCGTGGCAGGCATTACACCCGGCACTGGCAGCATCCCCCCAGCGGGGACTGCCGCCGCCATGGCAGCTGATGGTGCTGCAGGTCCTGGTGGAATAGTTGTAATCGGCGGTTAGACCTGCCTTGGCCGTATCTAATTTTACATTTACACTGCCATTGAGGTGATTGGCGTTCGAAAGTATTGCCGTCCCTGCCGTGGTGACCGTATCAATGTGGCAGATCTCGCAACTGGCGGCGCCGGTGACGCTGACGCCGGAAATTTTAAGCTTTTGCGTATGGGTGGCGTGGCTGTTTGCCTTGAAGAGGCCGAGCCCTTCATTGGCGTAATTAGGTTCACCGGCAACGCTGGTAAAGGCTGCAGGACTGGCTACACCGTGGCAACCAACGCAGTTGGTGATTGGAGTTCCCCCTGTCCAGCTAACCACCATGCCGGGGCTTCTCTTGCCGTCACTGTGGCAGTACGAAGTATTACAGGCAGCTGCATCCTTCCCGGCCCTGGCCCCGGAGTAGTTGACCAGCAGATTCCCATGGATGCCCTGGTCGATAACCGAGCGGTCACCGGCAACGGTCTGGGCATGACATTCGGCACAACCATAATCAACACCATTGAGTGCAGCCTGATTGATATGCTGGGTATGGCTACCGGTTTTGATATCACCGGGGGCAGCAGCCGTATTGCCACCATGGCAGCCGGTACAATCAAACGGCATGGCCGCACCCCAGACGGCGTCGGGTGAGCCTGTCCCATGACAACTGATATTCGAACAAGTTTTCGATCCTGGATATAGAAAGGTTTTCCCTCCACCCGGCGCGACCTGAATGAACCTGTCAATGTGATCGGCTCCGGAAAGTTTGCCATCCGCAGCCACCGTCCTCCCATGGCAATAAACACATGTAGAAGAACCGGAGGTACCGACATGCTTCTTGTGGCTGTTGGCAAGATCGAGCCCACTGCCGGTACTCGTATAGTTAGGCTCACCGTAGATACTGGCGAAGTCAGCCGGAATAGCTGCACCGTGGCAACCTGTGCAGTTATCTATGGCCGGCCCCGTTGCCCAGTTGACTGCAATGCCTGAGCCCCCTTTGCCGTTGGTGTGGCAGTAGGCCGTATTACATGAAGCAGCATTCTTGCCTGCTCTGGCACCGGAGTAGTTCACCAACTTGTCAGGATGCAATGTCGAATTGCTGATTGTACGGTCGCCGCTTACCGTCTGGGCATGACACTCGGCACAGCCGAAATTGGTTCCGTTTACTCCTGCATTATTGATATGCTGGGCATGCTTGCCAGTCTTGATATCGCTGGGAGCTATGGCCGCGTTGCCGCCATGACAACCGGTACACTCTGTGGCAAAGGTGGCGCCCCAGACCGCATTGGGGGATCCTGAGCCATGGCAGGAAATGGTCGAGCAGGTCTTGCCGCCCGGATAGGCGAAACTCTCTCCACCACCCGGGGCCACTTGGATGGTTTTGTCCAGATGAGCGGCGCCGGTCAGTGCCCCTGTTCCGGTAACCGTACCCGTATGGCAATATACACAGCTCCCGCTTCCCCCAGCCATGTGCTTTTTATGACTGTTTGCCCTCGTTTGGCCTTCACCGGTAGAGGCATAGTTAGGCTCCCCATAGACTGAAGCAAAGTCGGCAGGGATTGCCGAGCCATGACAGCCGACACAGTTGCCAATCGGTGTCCCACCCGCCCAATTCACCACCATGCCTGCGCCCCCCTTGCCATCGCTGTGGCAGTAGGCAACATTGCAGGCAGCCTTGTTCTTGCCGGCCCTGGCCCCCGAGTAGTTGACCAGCTGGTTCAGGTGATTGCCGGGCATGCCGATGGTCCTGTCAGCAGTGACAGTCTGGGCATGACATTCGGCACAACCGAAATTCACACCGTTGACTGAAAGCTGGTTGATGTGCTGCCCATGCATGTCTGAGGCAATGGGTGCTACACTGTCGGCATTGCCGCCATGACAGCCGGCACAATCTGCGTTGAATGTGCTGCTGCCCCAGGTTGCATCCAGCCTTGGCGGTTGTCCTTTGCCGTCCGTATGGCAGGCAACGTTGGTACACTGGCCGTAGTTGTCACTGGGGGCCATCTCGCCGGTAGCACCCTTCCAGAGACCTTTGTACGCTGCATTGGCTCCAACACGGGGGTCGCTTACCTTCATTTCCCAGCGCAAACTCCCTTGCACATGGGACATATCTATGGCCGGATGACAAAGGTCACAGTTGCCGCTTTCTGCCGACCAGACCGGCACCACATGCTTCATATGGCTCCCCATTGTCGGTGGACTGGCGGCATTGATTCCGTGGCAGCTGCCACAGGCATTCTGAGAACTTGAATCCCATTTGGGGATCGTATTGGTCCCACCCGTGAGAGGTGCCTTGACCTGGGTAGAGCCCACCTTGACACCACCGCCATGGCAGTAAACATTGGCGCATTTGTTGGCAGCCGGATAATTGGTGACCACAGAGGCGATAGTCGTATTGGCGGTGCCGGAGGCAATGCGATAGCCGCGATTGCTGGAAGAATATGGAATATAGGTACCGCTGGTTACCTTGCCGCCGAAACCATAGAAGCCAATATCGATGGTGTTGCTCAGGTTGGGCATCTTGATGGTGCCGTTGTTGATGTAGTGACAGGTATCGCAAACCATGTTGCGGGTCTGGGTGTGTGTTGCATGGGCGCCGACCTGCCCGGAGGGCATGGCATTGGACGGTCGAGGTTTACCGATCAAGCCGTAATCGCCGCCAAGAACCGCTGCCGTGGGCGGGTTCCCGTGGCAGCCGCCGCAGGCTGCCTTAAAGCCGGTATTATGTTTGTGACAGGAAGTGCAGACTGCCTGGGGTGTAGGATGGGCCAGGCCGCCACTATTGTTGGCCGTGTTGAAGTTATGAAACTGGTTCGCACTATGGCAGATCTCGCAAATACGGCTGGAAGTGGCGTGCCCGTCTTTGTCATAACCCATGCTGGTGGAATTGAGAAAGGTCACATTTACTGATGGCGCGCCGTTTGGCCAATTTTGGCCGTTGGGTGTAGTAATTGTCTTGCGGATGTTTTTCAGGTTGTCGGCATCAGGCTCGTGGCAGGTGGCACAATCAAATTTCCCGTATTTCCCCCCGGCAACACCCCACCCTCCCGCTGCCTGCCATTTTGTCGATGCTGTATCGGCACTGTTGTGAAGAAGGTCAGCTGCCTGGACACTGATAACGGAAGCAAAAAGAAGACCGACGATGGCAACTGCAAGGCACCACGCCATATTCAAGCTCCGGTGATCATTATTCAGATTCTGTCGAATCATCTTCATCGTCATTTCACCTTTTGTCCCGATAGTCATTGCTTTCATGCACCCTCCCTCCTCACTGGTTGACATGGCAGCTGACACATTGCAGCTGCGCTCCCCAGGTAATGTTGGGCTGGTTGACATGGCAGGCAGTAAGGCATGTCTTTGTTTGGGCATCCCAGACAGAGACACGCAGGTCTGCGTAATCATACGAGTTATCAGCCTTGTAGTCGCCGTTGCGCGTCCAGCCGAGGGCATTGGCAGCAACTGACAATTGGGCTTTGGTCTTGAAGTCGATCGGTGCAAAGGCGACATTCTTGGCGCCGTTCACGTGGAGGGCTGCATCGATGATCTCACCAGCTTGCAGTGGTGTTCTGCTGTCTGCCTTGTGGCAGGAACCGCAATTGAAGATGCTTGCTGTGCCTGCCATGGCATAGGTATCAACCTTTGTACTGCCGACGATGCCGCTGTGACATGTATTACAGCTGATGGTAGTTGACACTGCACTGTTTCCATGTGCCGTGCTGCCGCTGGAAGAATAGCCGAGGAAGCCATTTCTATTGTTCCCTTTGGAGTTGTTGCGATAGTGAATGCCAATCATGTGGCCGCTTTCCTTACCCATGCTCGACTGGGCCACATAATGGGACTGGCCTTCATAAAGCGGTGGATTGTCGTGGCACATGGCACACTTGTTACCGGTAAAAGCTCCGCCGTACCAGTTTGGCGATTTCCTGTAAGCCGGATTGACGGTATTCCTGCCGTCACTGTGGCAATAGACCAGGTCACAGGTAAAGGTTGTTGTGCCATCCTTGGTATATCCCGCGCCGGCAGTGAGAATTTGCTTGTTCAACCTCCTCAGGGCGCCGATTCCCAATGCGTTGCTGGACAGGTCCATATCACCATAGGTGCCGTTGCGGTGGTTGCCGGTCGCAACTGCCGGATGACAGTTGGCACAGCCATAGCGGTATATGGCGCCGGCCGAGTTGCTGGAGGTATAGTTATACATGGTGGCGAAGTTGGTGTTCCAGAGGTCGATACCAACATGCACTGCATGGGCCCCCGATGACATGAGGTTGGCATGACAGGTCTTGCAGCTGACGCTGGCAGTATCGCCCCATTTGGGCGCAGGGGAGCCATGACAAACGGTATTGCTGCAGGTACGGCTGATCTTGTCATAGGTGGCCGAACCTGCCTGTGCCGGATCAAAATAGACATCAATGGATCGGTCAAGATGCAGGGAATTGGCCTTGATCTGAGTGCCGGTAGTAGTGACCGTACTCACATGGCATATTTCGCAGCTGGCTGCTCCTTTAAGGGTCAGATTATTTGTATGGGTCTGATGGCTGTTGGAGGTGGCAGAACCTGCAGTACCGGTGTTGGCGTAGTTCGGCTCACCGGCCTGGCTGACGAAGGTTCCCGCACCGGTTGCCGTACCATGGCAGCCCACGCAATTAACGAAGGTTGCGCCGGTGGACCAAACGACAGCACTTCCAGGCATAGCCTTGCCATTGCTATGGCAATAGGCCGTGTTACACGCCGCAGTGTTCTTGCCTGCCATGCTACCCGAATAGTTGACGAAGCCATCGGCATGCCTGGTTCGATCACTTAAGGTTGTATCACCGGCTACGATTGGTGCATGGCACTCGGCACAGGTAAAATTGCCGCCGATATCCGGATTATTCATATGGGAAGTATGCCGGCCGGTCTTGATGTCACTGGGTGCAGCGCCGGCATTGCCACCATGGCAACCGGTACAGCCAAGACTTCCTCCCCAGGTGGCAGTGTTGGTTCCCGTACCGTGGCAGGCGATGTTGGAGCAGGTCCTGCCAACGCCGCGATTAAATGTCTTGCCGGAGATACCGGAGGTCGAATAGCTGATGTAGCTGTTGGTATGCCTGGTGTTGACGGTGGAACCGGTGACACCGACCACATCCGCATGGCAGTAGTAGCAGGTCCCTGCCGCCCCGGCTCCCACGTGCACCTTGTGGCTGTTTGCACGCAAAGTGCCGGCAGTCTGGCTTGCATAGTTCGGTTCGCCGGCGGTGCTGGCGAAATCGGGAGCCGAATCGTTTCCGTGGCAACCGATGCAGTTACTGTAGATGGTTTTTGAGTTCCAGCCGTTGGCGGAGCTAAAGGCAACGTTCGCCTTCCCTTTTCCGTCGGTATGGCAGTAGGTATTGGAACAGTTGCCTTGCACGGAATTGTAAGAGGCACTGCCTCCGGCCCGGACACCGGAGTAGTCGAGGAAGCCATTGCCATGTTTTGTCGCCTCGGCAAAGGAGCGTTCATCGGCATTGATCGTTTTGGCGTGGCACTCGGTGCAGTTGTAATAGGTACCGAGGGTAGCGGCATTATTGATATGGGATTTATGACTGCCGGAACTGATTGGAGCAAAGCTCAAATGGTTGTTGCCGTGGCAGCCGGTGCAATCTTCAGTGACAGGCGCGCCCCAGATTTTGCTGAAAGACCCTTTTCCGCCGTGACAGCTGATGTTACTGCAGGTCTTGGTTCCCTCCTCGTAGCCGAAGCTCTTGCCGTTGCCTGCCTGGACATCAATCTGGCGATTGAGAATGTGTGTGGAGTTGCTGGAGAAAATCGCACCGCCCGCATCGACTGTACCGCCATGACAGGAAGCGCAGCTTAATCTTCCATTATCCACGTGATTCTTGTGATCGTTGGCGCGCAGGGTTCCGGCACCGGTACTGGCGTAGTTGGGTTCCCCATAGCCGGAAGTGAAGTCCGCCGGACTGCTGTTGCCGTGGCAACCCAGGCACCCCAGCGTTGTTGCACCGGATTTCCAGCCGTTAAGGCTGGTGAAAGTCTTGTTCGTACCCCCTTTGCCATCCGTATGGCAGTAACTGGCCGAGCAGACACCGGTTGCCGTCGTGTAACTGCTCCTGCTACCGGCCAGGGTACCAGTGTAATTCTTGAAGCCGTTGCCGTGAACCGCACTATCGGCGATGCTTCGGTCGTCAGGATCGACGGTCAAGGCATGGCAGGTGGCACAGGCAAAATTTTTGCCCAGGAAGGTCGGGTTATTAATGTGAAGCTTGTGTTTGCCTGAACTGATCGGAGTGAAACTTATGGCGTTGTTGCCATGGCAGCCGGTGCAGTCTGCGGCGAATTTCTGGCCCCACTTTGCTTCTGCCGGCCCTCCATGGCATGAAATATTGGAACAGGTCCTGTTACCAAGGTAGGTGAAGGTCTTGCCGCCGCCAGGGGCGATATTTTTCATACCGTTCAGGTGGAGGGTCCCCACCTTCAGGCCGATAGTGGATACTGTATCATTGTGGCAATAAACGCAGGTATTCAGGCCGATGCCACCCATGTGACGGTCATGGCTGTTGGCAAATGTCGTATCCGCACCGGTGTTTGCATAGTTTGGCTCACCTGCAGCACTGATAAATGTTCCTCCTGCAGATACCCCGTGGCACCCCTTGCAGTCATTGATTACCGAGCCGTCTTTCCAGGAAACCGTAACGGCGGGGGAACCGCCTTTTCCATCACTGTGGCAGTAAGAAACAGAGCATGTCCCCGTTGAGCTGTTGTAACGACCCGCCCTGGCACCCGAATACTCAGCATATTTGTTGACGTGCCTGCCCACATTACCGATGGTGAAATTGTTAAGGACGGTATTGGCATGGCAAACAACGCAGCCATAATTGGTGCCCAGGAAGCCCACATTATCCACATGGGCCGTATGTTTGCCGGTGTTGACAGCGTTACCAGTCTGGGCAGCCTTGTGGCAGGCGTCACATGCCAGAGGACCAGCTTCACCCCAGCCGACGCTTTTTTTATTCCCCTTTGCATCCGAATGGCAGTAGTTCGCCGAGCAGCTGCCGTAGCCGTTGCCGGGCGCGTTGGCCGGCATCTGATTATAGGCACCGCTATATGCGTTGAACACCACCTGGATGTTGTCGTCGAGATGGGTCATCAGGATACCGTCGCCGCCATAACCGTTGTGGCAGGTGGCGCAGTCGTAAGCATAATTGCCAATGTGGCGGGTGTGGGCACCGCTGCTGATTATTGTTCCGTCACCCTGCTTGCCGCCATGGCAACCGTCGCATGCAAGAACAGTCGTAATCCCCCAGGTGACTGTCTTGTAGCTGTCCGGTTCGCCAACTCCACCGTTGGGCTGAACATTACTGTGGCAATAGATGTTGTTACAATCGCCGTAAGGGGCTACGCCGGGGAGCGTCGCCGTGGAAAACCGCTTGTAGCCCTTATAGGTGGCGGATGGCCCCTGTTCCGACAGATTCCATGCCACTCGCCCATTTATCATATGGGGGCTCACGTAATCGTCGTGGCACCTGGTGCAGGCCATCTCCAGATCTCCAACATGTCTTTTGTGTGCACCGGGTGGAACCGGGTTCGGCGGGTTGGCTGGAGTGGTACCATGGCATGCCGCGGCATCACAGGAGCGCTGAATGCCACCAAGGGGGCCATGGGTCCATGAAATCGGTCCCTTGTAAGGATCAGCTTTCCCGGCATCTACCGCCCAACCGTCACCATGGCAGTAGATACTGCAGCTGTTCACACCTGCTTCGCGCAAAAGTGCGGTACCGGGATTTCCCGGAGCAACTGCAAAATTGTTTGTGAACGGAGGACCGATGGTGCCGGTATATGTTCCGGCCATTACCGTTGAGATACCGGAAAATCCTTTCCAGGTCTTCCTGTCGATTCGGAAACCCATCTCGATCATGTCATTGCCATTGAGAATGCCATGACCGTAATTGTTATGGCAGGTATAGCACTCCATTTGCTCAATGTTGCGGTGGCGGTGATGAGCGCCGGCATCGGCGGGGGGATTGAAACCAAGGGTGTTACTGCCATACACCATGGTTGCCGGGCTGGTTGGGGGTATCCCGTGACAGGACGTACACTCACCTACCTGAGGGGCCTTGTAGCCTGTGCTGTGCTGATGGCATCCGTTACAATCTCTCCTGTTACTGCTCCCTTTTGGTCCATGTTCCGCATGTACAATATTGGATAACTTGCTGGCACTGTAATTGTGGTAGAGGGTCCTGTGATGGCATACCTCGCAGACATTGCGGGAGCCATCCTTATAATCAGTCCGTTCGTCATTTCCGAAAACACCGGTTATCCCATTGGACGTTGTGGTATAGCGGTCGAAGATGACTCTTCTTTTACCTGTGGGAGTGGCAATAGAATAGTTGATGTACTTGATGTTCTTTCCCGCTTTTCTATTGTGACAGGTAGCACAGGTATACTCGCTACCCCAAGTTCCGTATTTGCCCGAAGCAGTGTTGGTACTGTTATGGATCAGTTTGAGAGCATCGGCACTTGCAGCCGTCGGGAAAAGATGATCTGCTATAAAAAAACCAATGATCAGTAAGGCCACGATCATTGTCATGACGCTTGCCTGGGTCTTGCTGCCTGTTGCAGCAACACTTCCCACTTTATCGTGTCTCATATGGTTCATCTCCCTTTACCCGCAAATCGCATCTGACGCAGGGCTAAGCAAACCCCGTAAAAAAGCTGAATCTTTCGCAAATGCAGTTAGTTCACGACTCATTAAAAGCAGACCCTATTTCTAATGAGTTTATTAAGTCGTAATAATTACTTTGATTATATGTATAGCGAAATTAAACAGGTTCTTGTTAAGCAGGATTAATGCCAAAATTGAGTTTTTTTCATTTAGCATTGCTGACTGGAACCAGAGGCGCTTAGCTGTCGAATTTCTTTAGTTTTAGCGAATTGGGAAGTATGGGGGGAACCAAGGTAAATAGGTAATTTAACAGGTAGGAAAGGGAAACAGCCTGTTTGCAGGAAAGGATACCGTAACTATTGAAGGTCAAATTCTGCAGACAAAAGCCTGCTGCCGTAAGGAAAAGCATCCGTTTTGCAAGCTATGTTCTTCACTCAAAAAGCATGTGGCGCCAGCTTGGTACTGAACTGCTCCTGCAGATCCATGTGGACCTCCGGACATGTTATCTTCTGGCGGGATGGATTTGGAGCTACTTCAGTCTTCTATTTTTTTCTTCTCTCATAATATGACTCGCT
This region of Geotalea daltonii FRC-32 genomic DNA includes:
- a CDS encoding CxxxxCH/CxxCH domain c-type cytochrome, encoding MRHDKVGSVAATGSKTQASVMTMIVALLIIGFFIADHLFPTAASADALKLIHNSTNTASGKYGTWGSEYTCATCHNRKAGKNIKYINYSIATPTGKRRVIFDRYTTTSNGITGVFGNDERTDYKDGSRNVCEVCHHRTLYHNYSASKLSNIVHAEHGPKGSSNRRDCNGCHQHSTGYKAPQVGECTSCHGIPPTSPATMVYGSNTLGFNPPADAGAHHRHRNIEQMECYTCHNNYGHGILNGNDMIEMGFRIDRKTWKGFSGISTVMAGTYTGTIGPPFTNNFAVAPGNPGTALLREAGVNSCSIYCHGDGWAVDAGKADPYKGPISWTHGPLGGIQRSCDAAACHGTTPANPPNPVPPGAHKRHVGDLEMACTRCHDDYVSPHMINGRVAWNLSEQGPSATYKGYKRFSTATLPGVAPYGDCNNIYCHSNVQPNGGVGEPDSYKTVTWGITTVLACDGCHGGKQGDGTIISSGAHTRHIGNYAYDCATCHNGYGGDGILMTHLDDNIQVVFNAYSGAYNQMPANAPGNGYGSCSANYCHSDAKGNKKSVGWGEAGPLACDACHKAAQTGNAVNTGKHTAHVDNVGFLGTNYGCVVCHANTVLNNFTIGNVGRHVNKYAEYSGARAGRYNSSTGTCSVSYCHSDGKGGSPAVTVSWKDGSVINDCKGCHGVSAGGTFISAAGEPNYANTGADTTFANSHDRHMGGIGLNTCVYCHNDTVSTIGLKVGTLHLNGMKNIAPGGGKTFTYLGNRTCSNISCHGGPAEAKWGQKFAADCTGCHGNNAISFTPISSGKHKLHINNPTFLGKNFACATCHALTVDPDDRSIADSAVHGNGFKNYTGTLAGSRSSYTTATGVCSASYCHTDGKGGTNKTFTSLNGWKSGATTLGCLGCHGNSSPADFTSGYGEPNYASTGAGTLRANDHKNHVDNGRLSCASCHGGTVDAGGAIFSSNSTHILNRQIDVQAGNGKSFGYEEGTKTCSNISCHGGKGSFSKIWGAPVTEDCTGCHGNNHLSFAPISSGSHKSHINNAATLGTYYNCTECHAKTINADERSFAEATKHGNGFLDYSGVRAGGSASYNSVQGNCSNTYCHTDGKGKANVAFSSANGWNSKTIYSNCIGCHGNDSAPDFASTAGEPNYASQTAGTLRANSHKVHVGAGAAGTCYYCHADVVGVTGSTVNTRHTNSYISYSTSGISGKTFNRGVGRTCSNIACHGTGTNTATWGGSLGCTGCHGGNAGAAPSDIKTGRHTSHMNNPDIGGNFTCAECHAPIVAGDTTLSDRTRHADGFVNYSGSMAGKNTAACNTAYCHSNGKAMPGSAVVWSTGATFVNCVGCHGTATGAGTFVSQAGEPNYANTGTAGSATSNSHQTHTNNLTLKGAASCEICHVSTVTTTGTQIKANSLHLDRSIDVYFDPAQAGSATYDKISRTCSNTVCHGSPAPKWGDTASVSCKTCHANLMSSGAHAVHVGIDLWNTNFATMYNYTSSNSAGAIYRYGCANCHPAVATGNHRNGTYGDMDLSSNALGIGALRRLNKQILTAGAGYTKDGTTTFTCDLVYCHSDGRNTVNPAYRKSPNWYGGAFTGNKCAMCHDNPPLYEGQSHYVAQSSMGKESGHMIGIHYRNNSKGNNRNGFLGYSSSGSTAHGNSAVSTTISCNTCHSGIVGSTKVDTYAMAGTASIFNCGSCHKADSRTPLQAGEIIDAALHVNGAKNVAFAPIDFKTKAQLSVAANALGWTRNGDYKADNSYDYADLRVSVWDAQTKTCLTACHVNQPNITWGAQLQCVSCHVNQ